The Pochonia chlamydosporia 170 chromosome Unknown PCv3seq00008, whole genome shotgun sequence sequence ATTCGATAATGCAGTCACCACCATTCACAGCAATGTAAGCTGCATAATTGTAAGCCACAAAGGGAAATTCCCTTCAGTCACTCTTTATTCGTCTCTACCAACACATTTGCCATACCCCAACTACTCTGATACCAGAGCACCTACACCTTCGAGCATCTTGCACAACACAAAGTTGTTTCATTCTCACAACACAACCCATCACGCATACGCATTAATACCCCTCTGCAACGCCTCCGTAATAATCTGAATATCCCTCTTCGCAATCTCAACCTTATCCTTCGGCGCATCACTCGGCACCCTCGCCATAATATTATCCGCCACACGCAGCTGCAGCGCCTAAACACCTTGAGACTCAAATGAATCGCCAGCTTCAGCCCCGCCTCCTCATACAAAGCCTTCTTGGCGATAAACGTGTCCACCGCAATGGGATTGTCCACCGCCAGCGTCTTGTTCACATGCTCCGTCAGACGGAGCAGGTCCTCCACAGGCAAGGGCTTAGGCATGCGTGATGAGTGGACGCCCGCGTTGGCGGTAGCGACGGCCGCTTGCAGGGCGAGCGGGATCTGAGGCACCAGCCAGATGAGGCCGCCTGTGTAGGATTTTGCTTTGGCGGTGAGTTTCTTGACGTTGGTgtcgatggtggtgatgtcggcGTAGTAGAGGTCTGTGTTGTTGGGGGGAGGGGCGGCCGTGGCTACGGAGGAGAGGGCGAGGTAGGATAGGATGAGCTTGGCGGAGACCATTTTTGCGGTTGTTTGTAAGTTTTTGAGATTGTAGAagtggtggtgttgggatGGTTTGTCTGTAGTTGAGATGATGGGAGAGACACGATATATATATTCTTCGAGTTGACGACATGGCGCCGTCTTACTCAGTCAAGTCATGTTGGAGTACATGAACTGTTGAACAAAGCAGTGGATCTTGTACCCAAGGATTGATACACAACATTCGTGTTGAGTCTCTGCTTGAGACATGTCAAACAAGTTTAAACTGGCGTACTACCTACCTCTATCGTTGGAACTTTCGCGAACATTGTACAACCTCGTGTACGTTTCTAGCTCGCCATCTCGAAACACTTTCTTTCTCATCATTCTGAGTTGCCTCCAAGATACGTCGCATGCTGCAACACGAATGTAACATCAGGTTCATCATGACCACCAAGTAGGTGCATTAAAGTCGTAGATCCTTCAGAGGATTCATGATCACTTGTACAACTGGCTCGGTTTCCTCGATTGAGTCAACTGGAGGACACATTCTTGGCTTGTGCAAGGAACAGTTTACAGGATTATTCGGAAACGGAGACGAGCCTGAAATTGATATACTGGCAAAGACTTTGCCAGGTGACGCCAAGAATATGGATTGATCAGACTAGGGAGTCTGCAGCAACTTGACAAGCTTATTGGTACTCACGAGTGGGACAACAAGATACGTGAGATGCTCGTCTCGCCGAGATGATGGAACCTCGTGTAGAGTTAGCCGGTATGCCGAAGTGAGTGATTCGTCTTGCTTCCTGCGTCATGGAAAGGGACCTTTCTACGTACAGCATGCATCCGTACAGAAATGATGGAACCATGGCAGATACTTTGATAGCTCCAACGTAGTAGCCATGTCATAACACAGAAATGTAATACCGCGCTGGTCTTATCCGAATATGCCAACTATTGAGGTCGCTCAATTACCAACGTTCAATTATGAGTAGAATCAGCGCTATGCTTTAAAAAAAATTTAACCTCCACTAGAATGGTATATGCAACATATTTTTATACAATATGAACAATCTTCTCATCTCAAAATGGCATTACCAAGATTGCGAATAGACGTGTTCTATAACCGCCTCGCCGCATGTTTGCATCAGAAATAAAATAATTACTCATCCAAAAAGTCAGGATCGCCGTATGGATTCCACTCCTGGCCGGGATAGCTTGTCGCGCTCATTTGTGGCTGATAATTGGGGTCATCCTCAGGATCTATCCAAATCTTTTCTTCCTGAGACGCTAGTCGGACTCGCCGCTCGTGCGCACCTGCAGTATCTTCAAGCTCGGCGGTGAATTCGGACTTCGTTTTGGGTCCTTcctttttcgtcttctccttcaggCTGTCTTCCGAAACCTGCCGCTCCATTTCAGGGGCTTTTGCGCCTTCTCCGGGATCGTCCTTGTTCAACCTAGGTGTAGCATCATAAATATCGTCGTCGTGGTGTTGCTTAGCTTTGGCCACGTCCACCCCAAGGTTGTTACTATTCGCTGAACGAGTCGCAGTGTGGTCCTCGGTCCTTGGTGCAGCCTTGATCTGGGGAGGTGACTCGGCTTGTGGTGCCGGGGACTTTGACTGTTGCGAATGCGACTCAACATCTGACACTGACCGACTTGCGATACTGCTGTCGATATTGGGCTGGGCAAGATGGCCATTGCTTTGTTTTGTCTGTGGCAAGCCTGGCTCTGGACCCTGAACGAGAGATACGGGTTGTGGCTCTTTGATAGGTGCCGGCGAGGCATTGCTTGTTGGCTGACTTATCGCATTATCGAGCCTCGAGCTGGTTCTTTGCTCGTCAAGCGAAGGCACGGAAGGGGATTGGACAATTCCAAATGATGAGACAGAGTCTTGGCGAGGGAACGACGATTGAGAGGCCGGTGGTGACGCCTGAGGTggtggctgctgctgttgctgctgttgctgctgtggcaTTCGAGGAGACTGCTGTCTATACTGtggctgcatctgcatctgaACGGGTTGACTGCGCGTTTGGGGTCCGCGACCAACGTTATACGCTGTAGGGGCGGTCATGCCCTCACCATGAACCGCAGTGTAGCCACGTGGAATGGGTACAAAGTCATATCGAGGTTCTGGCTCAGGCTGCACTGGCTGCAttggttgctgctgcacagATTCATGGGGTGCGACCTGATGCCCCTGTTGTCCAGTCATCTGGGCAGGCCCTACAGAAGAATGTACTTGTCGAGGGGGCATGGGGATATTACTGGTGTTCTGGTTGACTGGCTG is a genomic window containing:
- a CDS encoding hydrophobic surface binding protein A domain-containing protein, with product MVSAKLILSYLALSSVATAAPPPNNTDLYYADITTIDTNVKKLTAKAKSYTGGLIWLVPQIPLALQAAVATANAGVHSSRMPKPLPVEDLLRLTEHVNKTLAVDNPIAVDTFIAKKALYEEAGLKLAIHLSLKVFRRCSCVWRIILWRGCRVMRRRIRLRLRRGIFRLLRRRCRGVLMRMRDGLCCENETTLCCARCSKV